GGAGATCGAACGGCTTCTCGCCGTGGCCTGGTGGGACTGGCCGGCCGAGCACCTCACCGACCATGTGCGGACGATCATGTCGGGCAGCGTCGCGGACCTGGAGGCGGCCGCGCCGAAGACTCCCGCGTGACTCCGGCGCTTGCTCCGCCGGTCGAAGCCTCTTCGTCCGGTTCCGGGCGTACGCCCTGTCGGTGGCGGCTCGTACTGTGGGGCGTATGAACATCTGTGTCTTCCTCTCGGCCGCCGACCTCGACGAGCGCTACACGGGCCCGGCGCGCGAGTTCGCCCAACTCCTCGGCAGGGGCGGGCACTCGCTGGTCTGGGGCGGGTCCGAGCGCGGCCTCATGAAGGTGGTGGCCGACGGGGTGGCCGAGGCGGGCGGGCGACTGGTCGGTGTGAGCGTGGAGTTCCTGTCCGAGGCGGCCAGGGCCGACGCCGACGAGATGGTCGTGGCACGCGACCTCGCCGAGCGCAAGGCGCTGTTGCTCGCCAAGTCCGACGCCGTGGTGATCATGGTCGGCGGCATGGGCACCCTCGACGAGGCCACCGACATCCTCGAACTCAAGAAGCACGGCCACCACGACAAGCCGGTGGTCCTGCTCAACACCGCGGGCTACTACGACGGTCTGCGCCGGCAGTTCCAGCGCATGGACGAGGAAGGCTTCCTGCCCCGCCCGCTCACCGACCTGGTCTTCTTCGCCGAGGATCCGGTGGGCGCGCTGGCGTACCTGGAGGAGTGGGCCGGGAAGCAGTGACGCGGAGCGGGGGCGACCGGGGCCGGGGCGCGGTGCGAGCATGACCCCATGCCTACTCATGTGATCACCGGTGCCGGTTCCGGCATCGGCGCCGCCGTCGCCCGCCGACTTCAGGCACGGGGCGACGAACTGGTCCTGCTCGCCCGTGACGCCGGCCGCGCCAAGGAACTCGCCGCCACCTACGAGGGAGCGCGCACCCTGGTCGGCGATCTCGCCGACCCCGACAAGCTCTCCTGGGCCTTCTCCCACCAGGCGCTGCCCGACCGCGTCGACTCGCTGCTGCACATCGCGGGCGTCGTCGACCTCGGTCCCGTCGGTGAGCTCACCCCCAAGACCTGGCGGCACCAGCTCAACGTCAATCTGATCGCCCCGGCCGAACTCACCCGGCACTTCCTGCCCCAACTGCGCGTCACCCAGGGCCAAGTGGTCTTCGTCAACTCCGGCGCCGGCCTGAACGCCCACCCCAACTGGTCGGCGTACGGCGCCTCCAAGCACGGTCTGAAGGCGCTCGCCGACGCGCTGCGCGGCGAGGAGCGCCCCCATGGCGTACGGGTCACCACGGTCTATCCGGGCCGCACCGCGAGCCCCATGCAGGCCAAGGTGCACCAGCAGGAGGGCAAGGAGTACGACCCGGACCGCTGGATCGACCCGGAGTCGGTGGCGACCACGATCCTCATGGCGCTCGACCTGCCGCGTGACGCGGAGGTCAACGACCTCACGGTGCGCCCGGGACGGTGACCGGTGCGCGCGGTCGGGCTCCGTGCCGTGACCTGCGCTCGGGCCGGTTCGGCGGGCGGCGCCCGGTTACGTACGCTTCCCGGGTGAGCGAAAACAGCGAGTGGGTGCTGCCGCCCGCCACCGGCATCGGATCGATGCCGGGCGGCGACGCCCGTGAGGCCGCCAAGACCGTCGTCGGCAGTTTCGATTCCGGCCAGGGCATGGCCCATCTTCCGGAACTTCCCCAGCGCGGCCCCGGCGCCGACATGATCGGCCGGACCGCGGGCCTGCTCGTCGACGTGTACGCCCGCGTCGAACCGAGCGGCTGGCGCATCGGCGACCGGCCGGGCATGGACACCCGCCGGGCCCGCTCCTGGCTGGGCGAGGACCTGGACGCCCTGGAGGAGTTCACCCAGGGCCACCAGGGGCCGTTGAAGGTGCAGGCCGTCGGCCCGTGGACGCTCGCCGCCGCACTGGAGCTGCGCAACGGTGAGGCCGCGCTCTCCGACCTCGGCGCCTGCCGCGACCTCGCCGCCTCGCTCGCCGAAGGGCTGCGCGGCCATCTCGCCGAGGTGCGCAGGCGGGTGCCCGGCGCCGAGATCGTCCTCCAGCTCGACGAGCCCTCGCTGACCGCCGTACTGCGCGGCCACGTCAAAACGGCGAGCGGCTACCGCACCCACCGCGCCGTGGACCGCCAACTCGTGGAGGGCACCCTGCGCGAGGTGATCGGCGTCCACGAGGAGCGGCGGGTGCTCGTGCACTCCTGCGCGCCCGACGTGCCCTTCGCGCTGCTGCGCCGCGCGGGCGCCGGGGGCATCTCCTTCGACGCCTCACTGCTCACCGAACGTGACGACGAGGTGCTCGGGGAGGCGGCCGAGAACGGGACCAGGCTGCTGGCCGGAGTGGTGCCGACGCTGCCGCCCGCGCCCTCGCCGGGAGGCGCGCGGGCCGCCGTGTCGGGCTCCGGGGCAGGGGCATTGTCAGACCCTGCCGGTAGCGTCATGGGGGTCAGGACGTTGTGGCGCAGGCTCGGACTCGATCCGCGGCTGCTGTCGCGCGCCGTCGTGGTCACCCCCGCCTGCGGTCTCGCGGGGGCCTCCCCGGCGTACGCGCGACAGGCGCTGGCCCACTGCGTCCGGGCGGCGAGATCCCTCGCGGACAACCCTGAGTAACGGGAGGCAAGACGGTGGCCGGCCAGCAGCAAGCACAGCCCGCGGATGTGCCCGCCGAGGCACGGGAGCAGCACGCGCAGCTCGCCGAGCAGATCGAGGAGCACCGCTTCCGGTACTACGTGAAGGACCAGCCGGTCGTCACCGACGCCGAGTTCGACCGGCTGCTGCGCTCCCTGGAAGAGCTGGAGGAGCGCCACCCCGAGCTGCGGACGCCCGATTCGCCCACGCAGAAGGTGTCCGGTGCCTACGAGACCGAGCTGACCGCGGTCGAGCACCGCCAGCGGATGCTCTCCCTGGACAACGCCTTCGACGACGCCGAACTCGCCGCCTGGGCCGAGCGCGTGGCCAAGGACGTGGCCGGCGCCGAGTACCACTTCCTGTGCGAGCTCAAGGTGGACGGCCTCGCGGTCAACCTCACCTACGAGCACGGCAAGCTGACCCGCGCGGCGACCCGCGGCGACGGTCGCACCGGCGAGGACATCACCCCCAACGTGCGCACCATCGCCGAGATCCCGGAGCGGCTGCACGGCGAGCGCATCCCGGACCTGGTGGAGATCCGCGGCGAGGTCTACTTCCCGATGGACGCCTTTCAGGAGCTCAACGCACGGCGCGTGGAGGCGGGCGAGAAGCCCTACGCCAACCCCCGCAACTCCGCCTCGGGTTCACTGCGCCAGAAGGACCCGCGGGTGACCGCGACGCTGCCGCTGCACATGGTGGTGCACGGCATCGGCGCCCACGAGGGCCTGCGACTCGCCCGGCTCTCCGAGGCGTACGAGCTGCTGCACGAGTGGGGGCTGCCCACCGCGCGCCACAACAGGGTCGTCGACGGCCTGGAGGGCGTCCGCGAGTTCATCGCGTACTTCGGCGAGAACCGCCACTCCGTGGAGCACGAGATCGACGGCGCCGTCGTCAAACTCGACGAGATCCCGCTCCAGGGCCGCCTCGGCTCCACCTCGCGCGCACCGCGCTGGGCCATCGCCTGGAAGTACGCGCCCGAGGAGGTCAACACCAAACTCGTCAACATCCGGGTGGGTGTGGGCCGTACGGGCCGGGTGACGCCCTACGCCCAGGTGGAACCGGTCACCGTGGCCGGATCCGAGGTGGAGTTCGCCACCCTGCACAACCAGGACGTGGTCAAGGCCAAGGGCGTGCTCATCGGGGACACCGTGGTGCTGCGCAAGGCAGGTGACGTGATCCCGGAGATCCTCGGCCCGGTCGCCGACCTGCGGGACGGCAGCGAGCGCGCGTTCGTGATGCCCGCCGAGTGCCCCGAGTGCGGCACCGCGCTGCGCCCGATGAAGGAGGGCGACGTCGACCTGCGCTGCCCCAACGCCCGTACGTGCCCCGCCCAGTTGCGCGAGCGCCTGTTCTACCTCGGTGGCCGCAAGTCCTTCGACATCGAGCACTTCGGATACGTGGCCGCCGCGGCTCTCACCAAGCCGTTGGAGCCCTCCACACCGGTGCTCGCGGACGAGGGCGACCTGTTCGACCTGACCATCGAGCAGTTGCTGCCCATCAAGGCGTACGTACTCGACCAGGACAGCGGGCTGCCCAAGCGGGACCCGAAGACCGGCGAGGACAAGATCGTCACGGTGTTCGCCAACCAGAAGGGCGAACCGAAGAAGAACGCCACGGCCATGCTGGAGAACATCGCCGCGGCCAAAGAGCGGCCACTGGCACGGGTGTTGACGGGTCTGTCGATCCGGCACGTCGGCCCGGTCGCCGCCGAGGCACTGGCCCGCGAGTTCCGCTCCATCGACCGCATCGAAGCGGCCACCGAGCAGGAACTGGCCAATACCGAGGGCGTCGGGCCGATCATCGCGGCCTCGCTCAAGCAGTGGTTCGCCGAGGAGTGGCACCGCGAGATCCTGCGCAAGTGGCGTGCGGCCGGGGTCCGCATGGAGGAGGAGAGCTCCGGCGAGGACGAGGGCCCGCGCCCGCTGGAGGGCCTGACCGTCGTCGTCACCGGCACGCTCGCCTCCCACACCCGCGACGGCGCCAAGGAGGAACTCCAGCTCAGGGGCGCCAAGGTGACCGGATCGGTGTCCAAGAAGACCTCGTTCGTGGTGGTCGGCGACAACCCCGGTTCCAAGTACGACAAGGCGATGCAGCTCAAGGTCCCGGTGCTGAACGAGGACGGCTTCGCGGTACTGCTCGAAGAGGGGCCCAAAGCCGCCGCCGATGCGGCGCTTCCCGTGGAGGAGTAGCGGGAATCACCCAGACGAAGGTCACCCGTGCGGGCATATCAGACTGATACGGGTGGCTGGGCTGTATTCGGGCAACCGTCCGCGACCGCTGCCCGCGAACGCGTTCGGCGGCCTACTGTTGACTTGTGCACCTGCCGTTGCCCGGTTGTACGGCGGGAACAACGACGCGGGTCACGGGCCGCCGAACGGCGGGGCCGGGCGGCGGTGGACAGTGCCGGCGCGTGGCGTCAACCCGACGGACCACGTAGGCGAGAGCACCGCCGGCTGTGAGAGGGACGGGTATGGAACCGACCGAGAGCGCTGCCCCGTACTCATGGCTGCGCCGCGGACGGGAGCCCGAACACCCGTCCGCGGTACGCCGCGAGAGCGCCTGCCCGGGCGGCGGCCCGGGCGCCCAGGCGCAGGAGTGCCAGCGCCGCAACAACCTCCTGCCGCTGCTCATCGTGGTGGCCGCGGCCGCGCTGCTGGGCACCGGCATCCAGCGCGCGATCAGCGGCGGGCACGCCCTGTTCCCGGGCGGCACCGGAGGCTGGGCGCTGGCCGTACTGACCGGCGCGCTGGTCGGCCACCTGGTCGCCCTCGGCCACAACAGGCGCTGGGGGACGACCGGTTCGAG
This is a stretch of genomic DNA from Streptomyces sp. NA04227. It encodes these proteins:
- a CDS encoding TIGR00730 family Rossman fold protein, giving the protein MNICVFLSAADLDERYTGPAREFAQLLGRGGHSLVWGGSERGLMKVVADGVAEAGGRLVGVSVEFLSEAARADADEMVVARDLAERKALLLAKSDAVVIMVGGMGTLDEATDILELKKHGHHDKPVVLLNTAGYYDGLRRQFQRMDEEGFLPRPLTDLVFFAEDPVGALAYLEEWAGKQ
- a CDS encoding SDR family oxidoreductase, with protein sequence MPTHVITGAGSGIGAAVARRLQARGDELVLLARDAGRAKELAATYEGARTLVGDLADPDKLSWAFSHQALPDRVDSLLHIAGVVDLGPVGELTPKTWRHQLNVNLIAPAELTRHFLPQLRVTQGQVVFVNSGAGLNAHPNWSAYGASKHGLKALADALRGEERPHGVRVTTVYPGRTASPMQAKVHQQEGKEYDPDRWIDPESVATTILMALDLPRDAEVNDLTVRPGR
- a CDS encoding methionine synthase, which codes for MSENSEWVLPPATGIGSMPGGDAREAAKTVVGSFDSGQGMAHLPELPQRGPGADMIGRTAGLLVDVYARVEPSGWRIGDRPGMDTRRARSWLGEDLDALEEFTQGHQGPLKVQAVGPWTLAAALELRNGEAALSDLGACRDLAASLAEGLRGHLAEVRRRVPGAEIVLQLDEPSLTAVLRGHVKTASGYRTHRAVDRQLVEGTLREVIGVHEERRVLVHSCAPDVPFALLRRAGAGGISFDASLLTERDDEVLGEAAENGTRLLAGVVPTLPPAPSPGGARAAVSGSGAGALSDPAGSVMGVRTLWRRLGLDPRLLSRAVVVTPACGLAGASPAYARQALAHCVRAARSLADNPE
- the ligA gene encoding NAD-dependent DNA ligase LigA, with amino-acid sequence MAGQQQAQPADVPAEAREQHAQLAEQIEEHRFRYYVKDQPVVTDAEFDRLLRSLEELEERHPELRTPDSPTQKVSGAYETELTAVEHRQRMLSLDNAFDDAELAAWAERVAKDVAGAEYHFLCELKVDGLAVNLTYEHGKLTRAATRGDGRTGEDITPNVRTIAEIPERLHGERIPDLVEIRGEVYFPMDAFQELNARRVEAGEKPYANPRNSASGSLRQKDPRVTATLPLHMVVHGIGAHEGLRLARLSEAYELLHEWGLPTARHNRVVDGLEGVREFIAYFGENRHSVEHEIDGAVVKLDEIPLQGRLGSTSRAPRWAIAWKYAPEEVNTKLVNIRVGVGRTGRVTPYAQVEPVTVAGSEVEFATLHNQDVVKAKGVLIGDTVVLRKAGDVIPEILGPVADLRDGSERAFVMPAECPECGTALRPMKEGDVDLRCPNARTCPAQLRERLFYLGGRKSFDIEHFGYVAAAALTKPLEPSTPVLADEGDLFDLTIEQLLPIKAYVLDQDSGLPKRDPKTGEDKIVTVFANQKGEPKKNATAMLENIAAAKERPLARVLTGLSIRHVGPVAAEALAREFRSIDRIEAATEQELANTEGVGPIIAASLKQWFAEEWHREILRKWRAAGVRMEEESSGEDEGPRPLEGLTVVVTGTLASHTRDGAKEELQLRGAKVTGSVSKKTSFVVVGDNPGSKYDKAMQLKVPVLNEDGFAVLLEEGPKAAADAALPVEE